One Paraglaciecola mesophila genomic region harbors:
- a CDS encoding UPF0149 family protein — MNTEEQKYEQITAALQRNNILASAAEIQGVLCGMLGGGMPLEAQDWVEAIADFVNQGEPLAKEVQEQLGHLYNQTCQQLVESDFSLVLCLPDDAAPINERGQALLEWVQGFMLGFGLFQDDLTKCSPDVKEALEDFAEIARMDEEMAEGEEFEQALFEVIEYVRVSAMLCFNELGQSPEEQQSQPKTVH; from the coding sequence TTGAATACTGAAGAACAAAAATACGAACAGATTACCGCAGCGCTGCAGCGCAATAATATTTTGGCCAGTGCCGCAGAAATTCAAGGTGTACTGTGCGGCATGCTAGGTGGCGGAATGCCATTAGAAGCCCAGGACTGGGTTGAAGCCATAGCTGATTTTGTTAACCAAGGAGAGCCCTTAGCAAAAGAAGTCCAAGAACAATTAGGCCATTTGTATAATCAGACGTGCCAGCAATTGGTAGAAAGCGATTTTTCCTTGGTACTGTGCTTACCCGATGACGCAGCACCGATTAACGAGCGTGGCCAAGCGTTACTAGAGTGGGTGCAAGGCTTTATGCTCGGCTTTGGGTTATTTCAAGATGATTTAACTAAGTGCTCACCTGATGTAAAAGAAGCATTAGAAGACTTTGCTGAAATTGCGCGCATGGATGAAGAAATGGCTGAAGGTGAAGAGTTTGAACAAGCACTTTTTGAAGTCATTGAATATGTGCGCGTTAGCGCCATGCTGTGTTTCAACGAATTAGGCCAGTCACCAGAAGAGCAGCAAAGCCAACCTAAAACGGTGCATTAG
- the pepP gene encoding Xaa-Pro aminopeptidase: MTAFDKNEFAQRRHRLLAQMQPNSICVVPSSTLVTRSRDTEFPFRQDSYFEYLSGFPEPDAYLVLTNSSEYPNGLSVLFCLDKDPNIEMWQGKRIGPREAKRTFGFDIAFNTEELDERLVELMNGHEQLYFALGHNQDCEERVLDCVEQLRSAPKQSQTAPSSIVDSRLLLDEMRLIKSPYEQKIMRQAGQISAKGHMRAMAFARPGRFEYQLEAELHHEFAMRGAKHPAYSTIVGSGENACILHYTENNAELKEGQLVLIDAGCELQGYAADITRTFPVSGRFSSQQRQLYQLVLDAQNAALACIMPGKTIGEASKAAIKCITTGLLKLGLLSGTLEENINGQHYRAFFMHGLSHWLGLDVHDVGHYKASDGDRPLMPGMVLTVEPGIYVAKDAPVAQCWRGIGIRIEDNVLITDSGHEILTGDVPKEVSQIEALMAESFIH, encoded by the coding sequence ATGACAGCGTTTGATAAAAATGAATTTGCACAAAGACGTCATCGCTTATTGGCGCAAATGCAACCTAATAGTATTTGTGTTGTGCCAAGTAGTACGCTGGTGACCCGCAGCCGAGATACTGAATTTCCGTTTCGCCAAGATAGTTATTTCGAATATCTGAGTGGCTTCCCAGAGCCTGATGCTTATTTGGTACTGACAAACTCATCTGAATATCCCAATGGGCTCTCTGTGCTTTTTTGTTTAGACAAAGACCCTAATATTGAAATGTGGCAAGGCAAGCGCATTGGACCTAGGGAGGCCAAACGCACATTCGGCTTTGATATTGCCTTTAATACCGAAGAACTGGATGAGCGCTTAGTGGAATTAATGAATGGCCATGAGCAATTGTATTTTGCGCTAGGGCACAATCAAGACTGTGAAGAGCGGGTGCTTGATTGTGTCGAGCAACTGCGTAGTGCGCCAAAGCAAAGTCAAACGGCCCCTTCAAGTATTGTTGACAGCCGTTTACTGCTCGATGAAATGCGTTTGATAAAATCCCCATATGAACAAAAGATTATGCGCCAAGCTGGGCAAATTAGTGCCAAAGGCCATATGCGGGCAATGGCATTCGCTCGGCCTGGGCGATTTGAATACCAATTAGAAGCGGAACTGCATCATGAATTTGCCATGCGCGGGGCAAAACACCCAGCGTATAGCACCATAGTGGGCAGTGGAGAAAACGCGTGTATTCTCCATTACACTGAAAATAATGCTGAGCTAAAAGAAGGCCAGTTGGTATTGATAGATGCGGGTTGTGAGTTACAGGGATACGCCGCTGATATCACTCGCACGTTTCCCGTGTCAGGGCGGTTTTCATCACAGCAACGCCAGTTGTATCAATTGGTGCTTGATGCACAAAATGCTGCCCTCGCGTGTATCATGCCAGGGAAGACTATCGGTGAGGCGAGCAAAGCCGCGATTAAGTGTATAACAACAGGGTTACTCAAGTTAGGTTTATTGTCAGGCACCCTAGAAGAAAACATCAACGGACAACATTATCGAGCGTTTTTCATGCATGGTTTAAGTCATTGGCTCGGGCTTGATGTGCACGATGTAGGTCATTACAAAGCATCCGATGGTGACAGGCCATTGATGCCGGGGATGGTACTAACCGTAGAGCCCGGTATTTATGTGGCTAAAGATGCGCCTGTTGCCCAGTGTTGGCGTGGTATCGGGATCCGTATCGAAGATAATGTGCTTATTACCGACTCCGGGCATGAGATACTCACTGGCGATGTGCCCAAAGAAGTTTCACAGATCGAAGCGTTAATGGCCGAATCGTTTATTCATTAA
- a CDS encoding FAD-dependent monooxygenase yields MQSYDVVIVGGGIVGLTVALTLATGELNVAVVDAQKGGQALGDKPELRVSTFTLATQTVMENLGVWPLLAHNRLCAYEKMSVWDQDSFARIGFSHDEVGQAYLGHVVENQNLVRALWMKAEQSEHVTLLAPNKVRNMVFGQQESFLTLDDETMLTARLVVGADGANSMVRQNANLPLTFWDYEHHSIVATIKTEMAHDNTARQVFTPTGPLAFLPLWDEHHCSIVWSQQEPEAAALLALSEEEFEKSLMAAFDMRLGRCELVSERKSFPLKMRYARQWVTDRVALVGDAAHTIHPLAGQGANLGIMDGVALAEQVIKIAEQGKDIGLTKSLRAYERWRKTETVKMIATMESFKRLFDGANPVQKLARDIGLSTMNHLPKAKQKIVQHAAGLGGELPLLAQHKLTKQAS; encoded by the coding sequence ATGCAAAGTTATGATGTAGTTATCGTCGGTGGTGGCATAGTGGGTTTAACCGTGGCGTTAACATTGGCGACGGGCGAGCTCAATGTCGCTGTTGTTGACGCCCAGAAGGGCGGTCAAGCCCTGGGCGATAAACCAGAACTTAGAGTCAGTACTTTTACGCTTGCTACTCAGACTGTGATGGAAAACCTAGGGGTTTGGCCTTTGCTAGCGCATAACCGCTTATGTGCGTATGAAAAAATGTCAGTGTGGGATCAAGATAGCTTTGCACGCATTGGGTTTTCTCACGATGAAGTGGGCCAGGCCTACCTTGGTCACGTGGTCGAAAACCAAAATCTAGTCCGAGCCCTATGGATGAAAGCCGAACAAAGCGAGCACGTTACCCTGTTGGCGCCTAATAAAGTAAGAAACATGGTATTTGGTCAGCAAGAGAGTTTCTTAACCTTGGATGACGAAACTATGCTGACCGCTAGGTTAGTGGTGGGCGCTGATGGTGCAAATTCTATGGTGCGCCAAAACGCGAATTTACCCCTCACGTTTTGGGATTACGAGCATCACTCCATCGTTGCCACGATTAAAACTGAAATGGCTCACGATAACACAGCTCGACAGGTCTTTACCCCAACAGGGCCATTAGCCTTTTTGCCACTGTGGGATGAACATCATTGTTCTATTGTGTGGTCTCAGCAAGAGCCCGAGGCTGCAGCTTTGTTAGCCCTTAGTGAAGAGGAATTCGAAAAATCACTCATGGCTGCTTTTGATATGCGTTTAGGCAGATGTGAGTTAGTCAGTGAACGTAAAAGCTTTCCTTTAAAAATGCGTTACGCACGCCAGTGGGTGACAGATAGAGTTGCCTTAGTTGGCGATGCTGCGCATACCATTCATCCTTTAGCAGGGCAGGGCGCTAACCTAGGGATTATGGATGGAGTCGCTTTAGCCGAACAGGTCATTAAAATTGCTGAGCAAGGCAAAGACATCGGTTTGACTAAAAGTTTACGGGCGTATGAGCGCTGGCGTAAAACAGAGACGGTGAAAATGATTGCCACCATGGAATCATTCAAACGTCTGTTTGATGGGGCAAACCCAGTACAAAAGTTAGCCCGAGATATTGGTCTTAGTACCATGAATCATTTGCCCAAAGCTAAACAGAAAATTGTTCAACATGCAGCCGGTCTAGGGGGGGAGTTACCCTTGTTAGCGCAACATAAATTGACGAAGCAAGCCTCTTAG
- the ybaK gene encoding Cys-tRNA(Pro) deacylase, which yields MTPAINLLLKQKIAHEVLQYEHDANAESFGLEAAEKLNLAPHLVYKTLVVKLDSQTLCVAILPVEKMLSMKLLAKAAGAKKAQMADKAEVERVTGYVLGGVSPLGQKKRLLTLIDDTAKTLSTMYVSAGKRGLEIGLSPSVLANVLSTRFAPLCQS from the coding sequence ATGACCCCAGCGATTAATTTACTGCTCAAGCAAAAAATAGCCCATGAAGTGTTGCAGTACGAGCATGATGCCAATGCGGAATCCTTCGGTTTAGAAGCAGCAGAAAAACTCAATCTAGCCCCTCACTTGGTGTATAAAACCTTGGTGGTTAAGTTAGATTCTCAAACCTTGTGTGTAGCGATATTGCCCGTTGAAAAAATGCTCAGTATGAAACTACTGGCTAAAGCCGCGGGCGCCAAAAAAGCGCAAATGGCAGATAAAGCCGAAGTAGAACGGGTAACCGGTTATGTGCTTGGTGGGGTGAGCCCTCTCGGGCAAAAGAAGCGATTGCTGACCTTAATCGATGACACGGCCAAAACCCTATCAACCATGTACGTGAGTGCAGGTAAGCGTGGCTTAGAAATTGGTTTATCACCAAGTGTGCTGGCTAATGTGTTATCCACTCGCTTTGCTCCTTTGTGTCAATCATAG
- a CDS encoding MarC family protein — translation MSELIPIFIFFFAVIDPIGSVPVFIATTTGFDAKAKRHIAYKAIIAAAGILLFFIIAGEYVLSAMGIPLSAFEIAGGIVLFLFALTMIFGEGKARSELRMAKTVTETAIFPLAVPSIASPGAMLAAVMLTENDRYSLVEQATTTGIMLSVLAITLILLLAAAPIHKLIGNGGANIVSRVMGLILASVATASILEGIKTYFAL, via the coding sequence ATGAGCGAATTAATACCCATCTTCATTTTTTTCTTTGCCGTTATCGACCCCATTGGTAGTGTGCCCGTATTCATCGCTACCACCACAGGTTTTGACGCAAAAGCCAAGCGTCATATAGCGTATAAAGCGATTATCGCGGCAGCGGGCATTTTGTTGTTTTTTATTATTGCTGGTGAATATGTGTTATCAGCTATGGGGATCCCGCTTTCAGCTTTTGAAATTGCTGGTGGCATAGTTCTGTTTTTATTTGCATTAACAATGATATTTGGTGAAGGAAAAGCCAGAAGTGAATTGCGGATGGCGAAAACAGTCACCGAAACCGCTATTTTCCCATTAGCCGTGCCCTCTATCGCTAGCCCTGGTGCGATGCTAGCGGCGGTGATGCTCACAGAAAACGACCGTTATAGCCTAGTAGAACAGGCAACGACAACGGGTATCATGTTATCTGTACTGGCCATTACGTTGATATTGCTGTTAGCCGCAGCGCCGATCCATAAACTAATTGGTAATGGTGGGGCGAATATTGTCAGCCGTGTTATGGGACTTATATTAGCCTCTGTAGCGACTGCCAGTATTTTAGAAGGGATCAAGACCTACTTCGCCTTGTAA
- a CDS encoding DUF4175 domain-containing protein → MANHFQRHKSPAPNAEQVRQINALQQVVRTSKRRKLIQHMLYCLPVLLLFMLLLVAGLYLVDSTAFILQPFVIGSLFFIGLALCLLAGVYRASYRAITPHNVAKDLNRRFPSLEESCQLVLVKDQHTLSVLQRLQYQRSAKALDKLIEDKNTPLAPRYPLKTALVLNLVTALLCLFAANFICNFAPPPRTEELAISSTQKITDSLDNDALSKITDARVVVTPPNYAIGFNGFKRNQTQTLDMQVLAGSEVKWQLAFSNVPQGKNPPYSIQVNNTQLPLEQTPDGKHTASTVIMHAAVYQVLDPRQRVIAVHSIKVVPDEAPKIRFVAPQTTITEVKSQSDNNEPSISTQVVISDDFALSKVEILASVAKGSGESVKFRDSIFAFDTINTIDGQQVYSKEWDLSALGMEPGDELYFSVKAWDNRGNQPQLTQSSTKIIRWLGEDTDTVFSEGSVIDNMPAYFKSQRQIIIDTKALIAQRLSLTEQEFNHTSQALGVAQADLKHKYGQFVGDEVSGITRTMEDGASQQQNNRHGAEEAHEDHSEHEEPAESSHEAHQHEGEHGLTEDKSGYQSIIEQFGHAHGETDVAIFKTPGGIEQNPRVMMKRAIAYMWQAEGQLRLNRPQDALPFEEQALIWLNRAKKAERIYVKRLGFEPPPVSEQRRYQGELTDINTDAQHTPNVTNDTDVRTLKKTIAVLNAPLRANTPFNEQEKALLSQTEALLNSLLAETPEVIDALASLTQIQRSNRRNPNQCSSCLPRLTGQLWRLLPSPRYQVQQPTKLYSDTQPAIKQFAEFKQQQEAQ, encoded by the coding sequence ATGGCAAACCATTTTCAGCGTCATAAATCACCTGCCCCAAATGCCGAACAGGTACGACAAATAAACGCCCTACAGCAGGTAGTTCGTACCAGCAAAAGGCGCAAACTCATCCAACACATGCTGTACTGCTTACCCGTTTTGCTGCTGTTTATGCTGCTATTAGTAGCTGGCCTTTATCTTGTCGATAGCACTGCCTTTATTTTGCAGCCTTTTGTCATTGGTTCACTGTTCTTTATTGGCTTAGCGCTGTGTTTACTCGCGGGAGTTTATCGCGCTTCTTACAGAGCAATTACCCCACACAATGTCGCCAAGGATCTCAATCGGCGGTTTCCCTCATTAGAGGAAAGCTGTCAACTTGTGCTGGTAAAAGATCAACACACCCTGAGCGTATTACAACGCTTACAGTACCAGCGCAGTGCAAAGGCACTGGATAAATTAATTGAAGATAAAAATACGCCACTCGCTCCCCGCTATCCGTTAAAAACAGCTTTAGTGCTTAACCTCGTGACAGCCCTGCTTTGCCTCTTTGCGGCAAATTTCATCTGCAACTTTGCGCCCCCCCCCCGAACAGAAGAGCTCGCCATTAGCAGCACACAAAAGATAACCGATAGCTTAGACAACGATGCGTTGTCGAAAATCACTGATGCAAGGGTCGTTGTTACTCCTCCTAACTACGCCATTGGCTTTAATGGTTTTAAGCGTAATCAGACTCAAACATTAGATATGCAGGTGCTTGCTGGCAGCGAAGTAAAATGGCAGCTAGCGTTTTCCAATGTTCCACAAGGAAAAAATCCGCCCTATTCAATCCAAGTCAACAATACCCAATTACCTTTAGAGCAAACGCCAGATGGTAAGCATACTGCCAGCACAGTGATCATGCACGCTGCGGTGTATCAGGTATTAGATCCACGACAACGAGTGATTGCTGTGCATAGCATCAAAGTTGTCCCTGATGAAGCGCCAAAGATCCGTTTTGTTGCCCCACAAACGACCATCACTGAAGTTAAAAGCCAAAGTGATAACAATGAACCCAGTATTTCTACCCAAGTCGTGATCAGCGACGACTTTGCATTAAGTAAAGTGGAAATATTAGCGTCAGTCGCCAAAGGGTCGGGGGAGTCGGTTAAATTTCGCGACAGTATTTTTGCGTTTGATACCATCAACACCATTGATGGACAGCAGGTGTATAGCAAAGAGTGGGACCTATCCGCTTTAGGTATGGAGCCAGGAGATGAGTTGTATTTCAGTGTTAAAGCTTGGGACAACCGAGGAAATCAGCCCCAATTAACACAATCTTCAACGAAAATTATCCGCTGGCTCGGTGAAGACACTGATACGGTGTTCAGTGAGGGCTCCGTCATTGACAACATGCCAGCATATTTTAAAAGTCAGCGACAGATCATCATCGACACAAAAGCACTTATTGCACAGCGCTTGTCATTAACCGAGCAGGAGTTTAACCATACCTCCCAGGCATTAGGCGTGGCTCAAGCTGATTTAAAACACAAATACGGACAGTTTGTTGGAGATGAAGTCAGTGGTATCACCCGTACAATGGAAGATGGCGCAAGTCAGCAGCAAAATAATCGACATGGTGCTGAAGAGGCGCACGAAGACCACAGCGAGCATGAAGAACCGGCCGAAAGTAGCCACGAAGCTCATCAACATGAAGGTGAGCATGGCTTGACTGAAGATAAATCAGGTTATCAAAGCATTATTGAGCAATTTGGTCATGCCCACGGTGAAACTGATGTGGCCATTTTTAAAACCCCTGGTGGCATAGAGCAAAACCCAAGAGTAATGATGAAGCGCGCGATCGCCTACATGTGGCAGGCTGAAGGCCAGTTGCGTTTAAATCGTCCGCAAGACGCCCTGCCCTTTGAAGAGCAAGCATTAATATGGTTAAACCGCGCTAAAAAAGCGGAGCGAATTTACGTAAAACGCTTAGGGTTTGAGCCACCACCCGTTAGCGAGCAACGCCGCTACCAAGGTGAGTTAACAGATATTAATACTGACGCTCAACATACGCCAAACGTCACAAACGATACAGATGTGCGCACTCTGAAAAAGACGATTGCGGTTTTAAACGCGCCCCTACGCGCAAATACTCCATTCAACGAACAAGAAAAAGCGCTGCTATCCCAAACAGAAGCTCTGCTAAATAGCTTGCTAGCTGAAACGCCTGAGGTCATCGACGCTTTGGCATCTTTGACGCAAATTCAACGTAGCAATCGGCGTAACCCTAATCAATGTTCTTCATGTTTGCCACGCTTAACTGGGCAACTTTGGCGTTTACTGCCGTCGCCGCGTTATCAAGTGCAACAGCCTACAAAGCTCTATAGTGATACTCAGCCTGCCATCAAGCAATTTGCTGAATTTAAACAGCAACAGGAGGCGCAATGA
- a CDS encoding BatA domain-containing protein: MGAMFNALNNIVLSPLWLLGMLAVIIPLAIHFFSKSKAPLISFAQYALIPAKRSRVPNALRLSQWLLLLLRMMIIVLLSLALAQCMRQPTENSETRYFLVSQDWLLHASENDKQSFLETYNQTQDATSSRLVILGANASNNLNANLSNEQPEALSEYAINGSNKLTLETLTQITAANENAELNAQNNAEPSLPQTTIWQQVADFIATHPALSPSQVQIFTTNGFSQFNNDKVNLPETLSWHIISAENLTLTEEKSKILVLTSSKSHVQTQNLTAAFDALNREANRELSVAHLPASTPISLEQLKPYDWVFYLADAEFNLEQVQASAQKKILNLYVQQGGNLFITANNQVVSTGKHSVFIKQSGLRYNEITIRKVGAVALGAKDITASEDESPTSSNSQVIWQTSDQQPLLTRIIANTTETTATNHAGNGHHRGQVLAFNSRFEPSWTNWVTQLDFPYTLDALMNESRYQQTYEAQVTLHAAQIAREEATKSAKANSNNQAQQQDENEPVQSLVTPINSQRDHQTHYWLLTLLVCAFCLERIASEYAVKTKGAGTS, from the coding sequence ATGGGGGCAATGTTTAACGCGCTAAACAATATTGTGCTTTCTCCACTATGGTTGTTGGGTATGCTCGCTGTCATTATTCCCTTAGCCATCCATTTTTTCAGTAAAAGTAAAGCGCCGCTCATTTCATTTGCTCAATACGCACTTATCCCCGCAAAACGAAGTCGTGTGCCCAACGCGTTGCGCCTAAGTCAGTGGCTGCTGCTGTTGTTACGCATGATGATAATCGTACTACTTAGCTTGGCGCTGGCTCAGTGTATGCGGCAGCCAACCGAGAACAGTGAAACACGGTATTTTTTAGTCAGCCAAGATTGGCTGCTTCATGCCAGCGAAAATGATAAACAAAGCTTTCTAGAAACCTACAATCAAACCCAAGATGCAACTTCAAGCAGGTTGGTTATTCTTGGCGCTAATGCGAGCAATAATTTGAACGCTAACCTGAGCAATGAGCAGCCAGAAGCGTTAAGTGAGTACGCGATCAATGGCAGTAACAAATTAACTCTCGAGACGTTAACGCAGATTACTGCAGCCAACGAAAACGCTGAATTAAACGCTCAAAACAACGCTGAACCTTCTCTGCCTCAAACGACAATATGGCAGCAAGTAGCTGATTTTATCGCCACTCATCCAGCACTGTCGCCTAGCCAAGTGCAGATTTTTACTACCAATGGATTTTCTCAGTTCAATAACGACAAAGTAAACCTTCCTGAAACCTTAAGTTGGCACATTATCAGCGCAGAAAATTTAACTCTCACGGAAGAAAAATCGAAGATATTGGTGCTAACATCGTCGAAAAGTCATGTTCAAACACAAAATTTAACGGCCGCTTTTGACGCACTCAATCGTGAGGCGAACCGTGAACTATCAGTGGCTCATCTACCCGCTTCGACACCGATTTCACTTGAGCAACTCAAGCCATACGACTGGGTATTTTATCTAGCTGATGCTGAGTTCAACTTAGAGCAAGTACAGGCTTCGGCTCAGAAAAAGATCCTCAACCTATATGTACAACAAGGCGGAAATTTATTCATCACAGCAAATAACCAGGTTGTCAGCACAGGCAAACACTCTGTATTCATCAAGCAAAGCGGCCTGCGGTATAACGAGATAACCATTCGCAAAGTAGGCGCTGTAGCTCTAGGAGCCAAGGACATAACCGCCAGCGAAGACGAATCGCCCACCAGCAGCAACTCTCAAGTCATCTGGCAAACAAGCGATCAGCAGCCCTTATTAACAAGAATAATAGCCAACACCACCGAAACTACGGCAACTAACCATGCTGGCAACGGGCACCACAGGGGTCAAGTTCTAGCGTTTAACAGCCGTTTCGAACCTAGCTGGACCAATTGGGTAACTCAGTTGGACTTTCCATATACCCTAGATGCACTCATGAACGAGTCCCGATATCAGCAAACGTATGAAGCGCAGGTGACTTTGCATGCAGCGCAAATAGCGCGTGAGGAAGCAACAAAATCGGCAAAAGCCAATAGTAATAACCAAGCACAGCAGCAAGATGAAAACGAGCCTGTACAAAGCCTAGTCACGCCCATTAACTCTCAGCGCGACCACCAAACCCATTATTGGTTACTCACTCTGCTCGTTTGCGCGTTCTGTCTTGAGCGCATTGCCAGCGAATACGCCGTTAAAACGAAGGGCGCAGGGACAAGCTAA
- a CDS encoding DUF58 domain-containing protein has product MQQWIDPLTLSRVKDMPLVAKTVAEGVLHGLHTSVQKGSGVEFSQYRSYEPGDELGKVDWKLFARSDKYFVREAERESDTQIWLMLDTSLSMLQQSATSKAQNGWHKLDYARYFLATIAYIAQQQGDAVGVIGLSDERIDILPCGTGQQHWHKLMLTLSQLTVGKQFPNKARLTESLGNIHPQGLIFLLSDFMQQETEILDFIQPLNYGQNEVVAMQLVCDDEINFPYKGAIRVENPETKEQRLVSSSEVKAQYLAAYAQHQATLKSRLEQHNIALFRANIDEPLDKSVHAYLASRSGRK; this is encoded by the coding sequence ATGCAGCAATGGATTGACCCGCTCACGCTTTCACGCGTGAAAGACATGCCTTTAGTCGCCAAAACCGTCGCCGAAGGTGTGCTACACGGTCTGCATACCAGTGTTCAAAAAGGCTCGGGAGTTGAGTTTAGCCAATATCGTAGCTACGAGCCTGGTGATGAACTAGGTAAAGTCGACTGGAAACTCTTTGCTAGGTCAGACAAATATTTTGTCCGCGAAGCCGAGCGTGAAAGCGATACGCAAATTTGGCTAATGCTAGATACCAGCCTCTCGATGTTGCAACAATCAGCCACCAGTAAAGCGCAAAACGGCTGGCATAAATTAGACTACGCCCGCTATTTTTTAGCGACTATCGCTTACATTGCTCAGCAGCAAGGTGACGCTGTAGGCGTAATCGGTTTATCTGATGAGCGAATTGATATACTGCCTTGTGGAACCGGTCAACAACACTGGCACAAACTCATGTTGACTCTGAGTCAACTTACTGTGGGCAAGCAATTTCCAAATAAGGCAAGGCTAACGGAATCCCTGGGAAATATTCATCCCCAAGGTTTGATATTTTTGCTCAGTGATTTTATGCAACAAGAAACCGAGATCTTAGACTTTATACAGCCACTAAATTACGGCCAGAATGAAGTCGTCGCCATGCAATTAGTTTGCGATGATGAGATTAATTTTCCCTATAAAGGCGCTATAAGAGTCGAAAATCCAGAAACTAAGGAGCAACGTCTAGTTTCAAGTTCTGAAGTGAAAGCGCAATATTTGGCGGCTTATGCGCAGCATCAAGCCACATTGAAAAGTCGCTTGGAGCAACACAACATTGCGCTTTTTAGGGCCAATATTGATGAACCTTTAGACAAAAGCGTGCACGCCTACTTGGCGTCCCGCTCGGGGAGAAAATAA
- a CDS encoding AAA family ATPase → MSTTNSLPSQPQSLPLGEQDIIQLLSKLADVTDELGRVIVGQRSVVQQLIVAMLAGGHCLLEGAPGLAKTLMVSSLAKTLELDYKRIQFTPDLMPSDIIGTEILETDHDSGERFFKFKQGPVFTHILLADEINRTPPKTQAALLEAMQERTISYAGNIHPLPKPFFVLATQNPVEQSGTYALPEAQLDRFLMFVRVGYPSAEEEIEILARTTGTQSVTLKEVLHTEEILTLQSLVRQVDIASELLQYISQLVRDTRPDISGNQSVKEFVRWGAGPRAGQAIVLCAKANALLNQRFAVTLEDIRSVAHGVLRHRILLNFQAQAQNMDTDSVIDHLINHTPPPESPLVTNTSSSNAG, encoded by the coding sequence ATGAGTACCACGAACAGTTTGCCCTCTCAACCACAGAGCCTCCCCCTTGGTGAACAAGATATTATACAGCTACTTTCCAAGCTGGCCGATGTGACTGATGAACTTGGCCGAGTGATCGTTGGCCAGCGCAGCGTTGTTCAGCAATTGATAGTGGCTATGCTAGCTGGTGGCCATTGTTTACTAGAAGGCGCCCCAGGATTAGCTAAAACCTTAATGGTCAGTTCTTTAGCCAAGACCCTAGAGCTGGATTACAAACGCATTCAATTTACACCGGATTTAATGCCAAGCGACATCATAGGCACAGAAATACTGGAAACAGACCACGACAGTGGCGAGCGCTTTTTTAAATTCAAACAAGGTCCCGTTTTCACTCATATTTTATTAGCAGATGAAATAAACCGTACCCCACCAAAAACCCAAGCAGCACTACTAGAAGCCATGCAAGAGCGCACCATCAGCTATGCCGGCAATATTCACCCGTTACCAAAACCCTTTTTTGTTTTGGCTACTCAGAATCCCGTTGAGCAATCAGGCACCTATGCCCTGCCTGAAGCACAACTCGACCGCTTCTTAATGTTTGTGCGCGTGGGTTATCCAAGTGCAGAAGAAGAAATTGAAATTCTAGCCCGTACCACAGGCACCCAAAGCGTTACGCTAAAAGAAGTACTGCATACGGAAGAAATACTGACATTGCAAAGCCTAGTGCGCCAAGTGGACATCGCATCTGAGCTACTGCAATACATCAGTCAACTCGTGCGCGATACTCGCCCAGATATTAGCGGGAACCAAAGCGTGAAAGAGTTTGTACGTTGGGGCGCAGGGCCACGCGCAGGCCAAGCAATAGTATTGTGCGCCAAAGCCAATGCCTTGTTAAATCAACGTTTTGCTGTGACCTTAGAGGATATTCGTAGTGTGGCTCACGGGGTGCTGCGCCATCGAATATTGCTTAACTTTCAAGCTCAGGCACAAAACATGGATACAGATAGCGTAATTGATCATCTGATTAACCATACGCCTCCCCCTGAAAGCCCATTGGTTACAAACACATCATCTAGTAACGCAGGCTAA